In Drosophila yakuba strain Tai18E2 chromosome X, Prin_Dyak_Tai18E2_2.1, whole genome shotgun sequence, a single genomic region encodes these proteins:
- the LOC6525319 gene encoding uncharacterized protein LOC6525319: MKPDQINRLIKVNTRMQPWFLRNTSELYESAVRTYYERGYSSHNRHPRFRTENVGPLRRIKRAEAKPSANDIYPRSHIMQADQASAASNSNNSGQFLYSMMQANRSRSMSFTAARPYASVYGQSSVRRVASSSCSSGRSSESSRTEILVGSLRKSKARRERKSRSMRKSSDSKEDNHLLVDMGMFSGRSMSMPPRPSASALGSVAMMPPSRQHHIAAMAKSTLAQGIQMPRNDGDALMPVDAALKRRISVLSKLDGGRKRSGLGPLSSGATANGSTITRNGRQPSEMRLRFQTLGDRIKQFEYIQFADGPVATYAFNRSQQRPINTSIRDSPRSRIEKHSARSTNTSNTTNATNAVNATNATNATNTTTCNATTRRLQVRQQPRQLSFHNVLHANYRQRSRSLESGAVQLTESLETMARPATPLGPRGFDGTTRGSSLDSSSRTSFRPSTSSTIAWDNSLGRYEDGLGKRSVADFGCSKSSEDTSGDWDVNPGEDWRKYPRSSSPCGTGLITNVAKSDNASVGNASASGQNWSVPSGSVTKLRSSEGIKIKDDTMESTTVNPEHGRANSGSTSQGTSQATSGSASVQDEPSRATVAPVRRVQLQQQSLQIAPKVDEPTSEDLPLNLLEVKDMAKNKLLLESPQDMPRVTKVTSNQVSRSSHRSFLQSAKEADLTAANPIQKAQTHRKQEKKPVRKANLKREDRTAAQLKGANQLLVASASQVSAYKRAFRTQQQILKAEILHQQAQHLQESPISPSAIEGSKQTSKLQSHHGSTQSTTTTTSRSNARPMVRRSAASSGGKAEQVVSKAGTVTHSSLTAKPELDRLVLKTRGLKRSQMKTAAATATAPLTAKRSAAIVVTAKTTTKKGNGAAISGGGGGRGVGVGGAGRRSGKETPTAAAATTTRRSLQLQSQSPSASQSAQQRRQFHFPYFPWRPSY; the protein is encoded by the exons ATGAAGCCCGACCAGATAAACCGCCTGATCAAGGTGAATACCCGAATGCAACCCTGGTTCTTGCGCAACACCAGCGAGCTGTACGAAAGTGCCGTTAGAACGTACTATGAGCGCGGCTATAGTTCAC ACAATCGACACCCGCGTTTCCGGACAGAGAACGTTGGTCCTTTGCGCCGGATCAAGAGAGCGGAGGCGAAGCCCAGTGCCAACGACATCTATCCGCGCAGCCACATCATGCAGGCGGATCAGGCGTCGGCGGCCAGCAATTCCAACAATTCCGGCCAATTTCTGTACTCGATGATGCAGGCGAATCGTTCGCGCTCCATGTCCTTTACGGCGGCTCGTCCTTACGCCTCCGTTTACGGCCAGAGTTCCGTGCGAAGGGTCGCCAGTTCGAGCTGCTCCAGCGgtcgcagtagcgagtcatCCCGCACCGAGATCCTGGTCGGTTCCTTGCGCAAGAGCAAGGCGAGGCGGGAGCGCAAAAGTCGTTCGATGCGCAAAAGCAGCGACTCCAAAGAGGACAACCACCTGCTGGTGGACATGGGCATGTTCAGTGGCCGCTCCATGAGCATGCCACCCCGACCATCTGCGTCTGCTTTGGGATCCGTAGCGATGATGCCGCCAAGCAGGCAACATCACATTGCGGCCATGGCGAAGAGCACACTGGCCCAGGGCATTCAAATGCCACGGAACGATGGCGACGCCCTGATGCCGGTGGATGCCGCCCTCAAGCGTCGCATTTCGGTGCTGAGCAAATTGGATGGTGGACGCAAGCGGTCCGGACTCGGTCCACTGAGCAGTGGGGCGACCGCAAATGGCAGCACCATCACCAGAAACGGACGTCAGCCGTCGGAGATGCGCCTCCGCTTCCAGACTTTGGGCGATCGCATCAAGCAGTTCGAGTACATCCAGTTCGCCGATGGACCCGTGGCCACTTATGCCTTCAATCGGAGCCAGCAGAGACCCATCAATACCAGCATCCGTGATTCGCCAAGGAGTCGAATTGAAAAGCACTCGGCAAGGTCAACCAATaccagcaacaccaccaaTGCCACCAATGCCGTCAATGCCACCAATGCCACCAATGCCACCAATACCACCACATGCAACGCCACCACGAGACGTTTGCAGGTGAGACAACAGCCGCGCCAGCTTAGCTTCCACAATGTGCTGCACGCCAACTATCGCCAGAGGAGCCGTAGCCTGGAGTCCGGAGCCGTTCAGCTGACGGAATCCCTGGAAACGATGGCGCGACCCGCCACTCCACTCGGTCCGCGGGGATTCGATGGGACCACTCGGGGATCCAGCCTGGACAGCAGTTCGCGGACTAGTTTCAGGCCCAGCACCTCCTCGACCATCGCATGGGACAATTCTTTGGGAAGATATGAAG ATGGATTGGGCAAAAGGTCGGTAGCCGATTTCGGATGTTCAAAGAGTTCGGAGGACACATCGGGCGATTGGGATGTTAATCCAGGTGAAGATTGGCGCAAGTACCCCAGATCAAGTAGCCCATGCGGAACGGGTTTGATAACAAATGTAGCCAAATCAGACAACGCTTCGGTGGGAAACGCGAGTGCCAGTGGCCAAAATTGGAGCGTCCCATCTGGATCTGTGACAAAATTACGCTCGAGTGAAGGAATTAAGATTAAAGACGATACTATGGAATCGACAACAGTGAATCCGGAGCATGGTAGAGCCAATTCCGGTTCCACTTCCCAAGGCACTTCACAAGCCACCTCGGGATCGGCTTCAGTCCAAGATGAGCCCAGTAGAGCCACCGTTGCACCCGTGCGTCGCGTCCAATTGCAGCAACAGAGTCTACAGATCGCACCCAAAGTGGATGAACCAACGAGCGAGGATCTGCCACTCAACCTGCTGGAGGTCAAGGACATGGCGAAGAACAAGCTGCTGCTGGAGAGTCCACAGGACATGCCGCGCGTGACCAAGGTGACCAGCAATCAGGTGAGCCGCTCCAGCCATCGTTCCTTCCTGCAGTCGGCCAAAGAGGCCGACTTGACTGCGGCTAATCCTATCCAGAAAGCGCAGACGCATCGAAAGCAGGAGAAGAAGCCGGTAAGGAAGGCGAATCTAAAGCGGGAGGACAGGACTGCAGCCCAACTCAAGGGAGCCAATCAGCTGCTGGTGGCGAGTGCCTCGCAG GTTTCGGCCTACAAGCGCGCCTTCCGCACCCAGCAGCAGATACTCAAGGCGGAGATCCTCCATCAGCAGGCGCAGCATCTGCAGGAATCCCCGATAAGTCCATCGGCCATCGAGGGATCCAAGCAAACCTCCAAGCTGCAGAGTCACCACGGCTCCACACAAtcaaccacaaccacaaccagTCGGAGCAATGCTCGACCGATGGTCAGACGCAGTGCAGCCAGTTCCGGCGGCAAGGCTGAGCAGGTGGTATCCAAAGCGGGCACTGTGACTCATTCGTCATTAACAGCGAAACCAGAATTAGATAGATTGGTTCTGAAAACGAGGGGATTAAAAAGATCACAGATGAAGACAGCAG CTGCTACTGCAACAGCACCTTTAACAGCGAAGCGGTCTGCTGCAATTGTGGTAACGGCGAAGACAACAACGAAAAAGGGGAATGGAGCTGCGATTTCTGGTGGAGGTGGGGGAAGGGGAGTTGGAGTTGGTGGAGCTGGTCGGAGATCGGGAAAGGAAACGccgacagcagcagcggcgacaACAACACGTCGatcgttgcagttgcagtcgcagtcgccgtCGGCGTCGCAGTCGGCGCAGCAGCGGCGTCAGTTCCACTTTCCATATTTCCCATGGCGTCCCAGCTACTGA